A region from the Citrobacter telavivensis genome encodes:
- a CDS encoding recombination protein NinB, producing the protein MSIKFYLRDEQVRRNLIDYINKQPVNADFPLVVSFADPKRTLPQNSLFHALCGDLAKHRIEWAGSAWSLPSWKSILVSGHSIATGGQGKVVAGIEGELVAIRESTSSMGIKRMNSLIEYTQAFAVSQNIQLRDVRYRGDYFGRLA; encoded by the coding sequence ATGAGTATCAAATTTTACCTCCGCGACGAGCAGGTTCGCCGCAACCTCATTGACTACATCAACAAGCAGCCTGTAAACGCAGATTTCCCGCTCGTGGTGAGTTTTGCCGACCCTAAGCGCACTCTTCCTCAGAATTCACTGTTCCACGCGCTTTGCGGCGACCTGGCTAAGCATCGCATTGAGTGGGCTGGCTCTGCGTGGTCACTTCCGTCATGGAAATCAATTCTGGTTTCCGGTCACTCCATTGCCACTGGCGGGCAGGGGAAGGTTGTTGCCGGGATTGAGGGCGAATTGGTGGCAATTCGCGAAAGCACCTCATCGATGGGGATCAAACGGATGAATAGTCTGATTGAGTACACCCAAGCTTTCGCCGTCAGCCAGAACATACAGCTTCGCGATGTCCGTTACCGTGGCGATTATTTCGGGAGGCTTGCATGA
- a CDS encoding DNA replication protein, which produces MGVVKLADYRKPQQEVMERQVADIEDGYTRIANDLLDAIMSNNFTVRQMKLLLAVIRKTYGFNKTFDWISGEQFSEMTGMPRTRCSSTKTELLNMRVLVTEGRKVGINKVISDWCVDRPERRREYGSTKHKAGYIYVFAEDEFGPVKIGFTTRDAEERLREVKYYFEGNNPKVFYVSPFHLHAGAIEPLVHEAMKEQMIRGEMFETTVAQAINKINDVMEYFTPSVTNSVTPSVNRDLQREVHTKDNNQNTEKQDPPKSPQGENSLAQEVMDYFNELTGSRCAALAPFEKALSTVKSKDQCYTAEELKLVIRWAHVNWGHSFKPENLCRMTRFDGYLSDALIWADGHGSNPKACPHEEIIKLWNEKFPSKAVSLHEWNRRRPAYRDLEAVWNGKTTQGNWRELKHMGMAFELISKSSLFGTRGDQPWLTLDWILNPKNWGSVYEQAINEHRERKGVKA; this is translated from the coding sequence ATGGGCGTCGTTAAGTTAGCTGATTATCGTAAACCTCAACAAGAGGTTATGGAGCGACAGGTGGCAGATATTGAAGATGGCTATACGCGCATCGCCAATGATTTGCTCGATGCCATTATGTCTAACAACTTCACCGTTCGGCAGATGAAACTCCTGCTAGCTGTAATTCGTAAAACATACGGATTTAACAAGACGTTTGACTGGATAAGTGGTGAGCAATTCTCAGAAATGACAGGCATGCCGAGAACAAGATGCAGTTCAACTAAAACAGAGTTGCTGAATATGCGGGTCTTGGTTACCGAAGGAAGAAAGGTTGGCATTAACAAGGTGATCTCAGATTGGTGCGTAGATAGACCAGAGCGTCGCAGAGAATACGGCTCTACAAAACACAAGGCTGGTTACATATACGTTTTTGCTGAAGATGAATTCGGTCCTGTGAAAATTGGCTTCACCACCCGTGATGCGGAAGAAAGGCTAAGAGAGGTTAAATACTACTTCGAAGGAAATAATCCTAAGGTGTTTTATGTTTCTCCTTTCCATCTTCACGCAGGGGCTATCGAACCACTGGTTCATGAAGCGATGAAAGAGCAGATGATTCGCGGAGAGATGTTCGAAACCACAGTGGCACAAGCAATAAATAAGATTAACGACGTGATGGAATATTTTACACCGTCTGTGACAAATAGTGTCACACCGTCAGTAAATCGTGATTTACAGCGTGAGGTACACACAAAAGACAATAATCAAAATACAGAAAAACAAGATCCCCCTAAATCCCCCCAGGGGGAAAACTCACTCGCTCAGGAAGTGATGGATTACTTCAACGAGCTAACGGGTAGTCGTTGTGCTGCACTGGCGCCTTTCGAGAAAGCTCTCTCCACGGTGAAGAGCAAAGACCAGTGCTACACCGCTGAAGAGCTGAAACTCGTTATCCGCTGGGCCCATGTGAACTGGGGTCACAGCTTCAAGCCAGAGAACCTGTGCCGTATGACCCGCTTTGATGGATACCTGTCAGACGCCCTGATATGGGCAGATGGTCATGGAAGCAACCCGAAAGCCTGTCCGCACGAAGAGATCATCAAGCTCTGGAATGAAAAATTCCCTTCGAAGGCCGTTTCACTGCATGAGTGGAACCGCCGCCGTCCGGCCTATCGAGACCTGGAAGCTGTGTGGAACGGCAAAACCACCCAGGGCAACTGGCGAGAACTGAAGCACATGGGAATGGCCTTCGAGCTGATTAGCAAGTCTTCCCTGTTCGGCACCAGAGGCGATCAGCCATGGCTGACTCTCGACTGGATACTGAATCCGAAGAACTGGGGATCTGTCTACGAGCAGGCCATCAACGAGCACCGTGAGCGCAAGGGAGTGAAAGCATGA
- a CDS encoding NinE family protein, which produces MNNPLARVITNEIFRVPARRKRKPAVKPSDIPTLKGYTARLVDKKWLRLAARRKHA; this is translated from the coding sequence ATGAATAACCCTCTCGCACGCGTCATCACCAACGAAATCTTCCGCGTTCCGGCACGCCGCAAACGTAAGCCCGCGGTTAAGCCGTCCGACATCCCGACACTGAAGGGCTACACCGCCCGCCTGGTGGATAAGAAATGGCTGCGTCTCGCGGCACGGAGAAAGCATGCGTAA
- a CDS encoding NUDIX domain-containing protein — protein MAIFGSGIMFRQGKFVFLIQRSDDGTWCQPGGTVEPGELAIDAARREVLEEVGYQYDGPLTPHSVYGDYLTFRAEVPERFEAKLNDESLAAGWFHIDDLPTPLHQPFAEMLAQQALNETEVAALIADGTLSSPQFFINMWMFAIRVTGTGVTWRSADQQMAFRNPDDYLTPEFLQRVAGVPLIWLHPEKNKLDSDEFAKRVIGTLTNSWVADNGEVWAIARVYDAEAAEIMATRQLSTSPTVTYSEAQDSIIKIDGQPLLVEGSPVLLDHVAICEQGVWDKLLAPTGVKSDSIPNEAEKMDKEELKALMRECLADMQKEKADSDAKEKADAEEREAKEKADAEEKEKADAAEAEEKEAKEKADAEAKEKADAEDAERMEKEKADSQLRQEIADLRSRIPAELSDEERNEVADAQVKADSVFSCFGKRAPVPLSGEKPLAYRRRLMIQLQEHSPDFKSVDLSSIADSALLNVAEKQIYADAQKSASLTVGPGMLREIKRADATGRQISTFEGDPAATWAPFQSGKRQVTSFNNQA, from the coding sequence GTGGCTATTTTTGGCAGCGGGATAATGTTCCGTCAGGGTAAGTTCGTCTTCCTGATCCAGCGCTCGGATGATGGTACGTGGTGCCAGCCTGGCGGCACGGTAGAGCCGGGCGAGCTGGCTATTGATGCCGCGCGCCGCGAGGTGCTGGAAGAGGTGGGCTATCAGTACGATGGCCCGCTGACCCCGCACAGCGTATACGGCGATTATCTGACGTTTCGCGCCGAGGTGCCGGAGAGGTTCGAGGCGAAGCTTAACGACGAATCGCTGGCCGCCGGATGGTTTCACATTGACGATCTGCCCACGCCGCTTCATCAGCCATTCGCTGAGATGCTGGCGCAGCAGGCGCTCAATGAGACCGAAGTGGCCGCGCTCATCGCTGACGGGACGCTAAGCAGCCCGCAATTCTTTATCAACATGTGGATGTTCGCCATCCGGGTAACCGGAACAGGGGTTACCTGGCGCTCCGCAGATCAACAGATGGCCTTCCGTAACCCGGACGACTATCTCACCCCAGAGTTTCTCCAGCGAGTTGCCGGTGTACCACTTATCTGGCTGCACCCGGAGAAAAACAAGCTCGATAGCGATGAATTCGCGAAGCGTGTTATCGGCACCCTGACGAACAGTTGGGTTGCTGATAATGGCGAGGTCTGGGCTATTGCCCGGGTATATGACGCTGAAGCCGCCGAAATTATGGCGACACGGCAGCTGAGCACCTCGCCAACCGTCACGTACAGCGAAGCGCAGGACTCAATCATCAAAATCGACGGTCAGCCTCTATTGGTGGAAGGTTCCCCGGTATTGCTCGACCACGTTGCAATTTGTGAACAGGGCGTATGGGACAAGCTCCTTGCCCCTACTGGTGTTAAATCTGATTCCATTCCAAACGAGGCTGAAAAGATGGACAAAGAGGAATTGAAGGCCCTAATGCGTGAGTGCTTGGCAGACATGCAGAAAGAAAAGGCCGACTCCGATGCGAAAGAAAAAGCTGACGCTGAAGAGCGCGAAGCTAAAGAGAAAGCTGACGCTGAGGAAAAAGAAAAAGCGGATGCAGCTGAAGCCGAAGAAAAGGAAGCAAAAGAAAAAGCAGATGCTGAAGCCAAAGAGAAGGCCGACGCTGAAGATGCAGAACGTATGGAGAAAGAAAAGGCTGATTCTCAGCTGCGCCAGGAGATCGCCGACCTGCGCTCCCGCATCCCAGCTGAGTTGAGCGATGAAGAGCGTAACGAAGTCGCCGACGCACAGGTGAAGGCCGATAGCGTGTTCTCCTGCTTCGGCAAGCGCGCACCGGTTCCGCTGTCTGGTGAAAAGCCGCTGGCGTACCGACGCCGACTGATGATCCAGTTGCAGGAGCATTCTCCGGACTTCAAGTCCGTAGATCTGTCATCAATCGCTGATTCTGCGCTGCTCAATGTGGCTGAGAAGCAGATTTATGCCGATGCACAAAAATCAGCAAGTCTGACAGTTGGCCCAGGCATGTTGCGCGAAATTAAACGCGCTGATGCGACCGGTCGCCAGATCAGCACCTTCGAAGGCGATCCTGCTGCCACCTGGGCTCCATTCCAGTCCGGCAAACGTCAGGTAACCAGTTTCAACAACCAGGCTTAA
- a CDS encoding recombination protein NinG, translating into MRKPTRRKCKVCGEYFVPKFHDIRIRWCCPEHGAILALEEREKEKVKAAAKRIKEQKEAEKAGRKRRAERRNELKPIRHWVQMTQRAFNDWRREMLLAAGHGCISCGTKTAFAWHAGHYRTTAAAPQLRFNPDNIWLQCSACNVHKSGNIEAYRAALVELIGEERVLALESNNKTHRYTREELDGIRAKARADLRALKQQEAA; encoded by the coding sequence ATGCGTAAACCAACCCGCCGTAAGTGCAAAGTGTGCGGTGAATACTTCGTGCCGAAATTCCACGACATCCGGATCCGATGGTGCTGCCCGGAGCACGGCGCAATCCTCGCGTTGGAAGAGCGCGAAAAGGAGAAGGTGAAAGCCGCGGCTAAACGCATCAAGGAGCAGAAAGAGGCAGAGAAGGCCGGGCGCAAGCGTCGTGCTGAACGTCGCAACGAGTTGAAGCCAATCCGCCACTGGGTGCAGATGACTCAGCGAGCTTTCAACGACTGGCGGCGCGAAATGCTGTTGGCCGCCGGGCATGGCTGTATATCCTGCGGAACGAAGACCGCCTTTGCCTGGCATGCCGGGCATTACCGTACCACGGCCGCCGCACCACAGCTTCGCTTTAATCCGGACAATATCTGGCTCCAGTGCTCCGCCTGCAACGTTCACAAGTCCGGGAACATTGAGGCGTACCGTGCCGCTCTGGTCGAACTGATCGGAGAAGAGCGCGTGCTGGCGCTGGAATCCAACAACAAAACCCACCGATACACCCGAGAAGAGCTCGATGGCATCCGCGCCAAAGCCCGAGCAGACCTTCGCGCACTGAAACAGCAGGAGGCAGCATGA
- a CDS encoding terminase: MADIYLPTLHDGQLMVWSDSWDHQLNAVRCGRRWGKTFMLSSAAVTYATTKFKRPGMDIELGGRVGIFTAEYRQYQEIYDKLEEVLLPLKKSFSRQEKRLMLKNGGKIDFWVTNDNKLAGRGREYEIILIDEAAFTKSPEMLREIWPKSIKPTLLTTKGRAYVFSTPDGVDEENFFYAICHDKNLGFIEHHAPTSSNPFVPPEELEKERANNDPRVFRQEFLAEFVDWSAASLFDVRKWFEGENQDQPVDYPEMCQAVFAVMDTAVKGGSEHDGTAVVYYAVDTRPGIQRLTILDWDVVQIDGALLETWMPSVFDRLNELSGQCVAINGSLGVFIEDASMGSILLQKGESLGWPVNKIESALTSKGKDERAIMASGYHYRGLAKISRYAYEKTAVFKGETANHLHKQVSRFHLADKKAHKRADDLLDDYTYGLIIAFGSGDAI; this comes from the coding sequence ATGGCTGACATTTACCTTCCCACTCTTCACGATGGGCAGTTAATGGTCTGGTCCGATTCTTGGGATCACCAGTTAAACGCTGTTCGATGTGGCCGACGCTGGGGTAAAACCTTCATGCTCTCCAGCGCAGCGGTGACTTACGCTACAACGAAGTTTAAGCGGCCTGGCATGGATATTGAGCTCGGCGGCAGGGTGGGGATTTTTACCGCTGAATACCGTCAGTATCAGGAAATTTACGACAAGCTGGAAGAAGTCCTGCTGCCGTTAAAAAAGAGTTTCAGCCGTCAGGAAAAACGCCTGATGCTGAAGAACGGCGGGAAGATAGACTTCTGGGTAACAAACGATAACAAGCTGGCTGGTCGTGGTCGTGAATACGAAATAATCCTGATAGATGAGGCAGCGTTCACCAAATCACCGGAGATGCTGAGGGAGATCTGGCCGAAGTCGATTAAGCCAACGCTGCTGACGACGAAAGGCCGGGCCTACGTATTTTCAACGCCGGACGGGGTGGACGAAGAGAACTTCTTCTACGCCATCTGCCACGACAAGAACCTTGGCTTTATCGAGCATCACGCGCCGACATCCTCAAACCCGTTTGTTCCGCCGGAAGAACTGGAGAAGGAGAGGGCCAACAACGACCCGCGCGTGTTCCGCCAGGAGTTTCTGGCCGAGTTCGTCGACTGGTCCGCCGCTTCGCTGTTCGACGTCCGCAAATGGTTCGAGGGTGAGAATCAGGATCAGCCTGTCGATTACCCTGAAATGTGCCAGGCCGTCTTCGCTGTCATGGATACCGCTGTCAAAGGTGGTTCAGAGCATGACGGCACGGCGGTGGTGTATTACGCCGTCGACACCCGGCCCGGCATTCAGCGCCTCACCATTCTGGACTGGGATGTCGTGCAGATTGACGGCGCGCTGCTGGAAACGTGGATGCCGTCGGTGTTCGACCGCCTCAATGAGCTTTCCGGCCAGTGCGTTGCCATCAACGGCAGCCTTGGCGTGTTCATAGAAGACGCCAGCATGGGCAGCATCCTCCTGCAGAAAGGCGAAAGCCTTGGATGGCCGGTCAACAAAATTGAGTCCGCCCTGACCAGCAAAGGAAAGGACGAGCGCGCCATTATGGCCTCCGGTTATCACTACCGCGGCCTGGCGAAAATATCCCGATACGCCTACGAGAAGACAGCCGTCTTCAAGGGCGAGACAGCAAACCATCTGCACAAGCAGGTTTCCCGATTCCACCTTGCCGACAAGAAAGCGCATAAGCGCGCCGATGACCTGCTCGATGATTACACCTACGGGCTGATCATCGCCTTCGGCAGCGGCGACGCAATCTGA
- a CDS encoding protein ren, translated as MSAKTMKGKQVILRYLETHRTFTAKDVATECGMTINCITKNAIDLERARKIVRVSKVWRTVTYRLATQEEQAGTARSCTNGIFQECRNSAAMKRVLMVWGREGV; from the coding sequence ATGAGTGCTAAGACGATGAAAGGCAAACAGGTAATCCTGCGTTATCTCGAAACGCACCGGACCTTCACCGCGAAGGATGTGGCCACAGAGTGCGGCATGACCATCAACTGCATCACGAAGAACGCTATCGATCTGGAGCGGGCCCGGAAGATTGTGCGCGTGAGCAAGGTATGGCGAACGGTGACTTATCGCCTGGCCACGCAGGAAGAGCAGGCCGGTACCGCACGCAGCTGCACCAACGGAATATTTCAGGAATGCCGCAACAGCGCGGCTATGAAGCGAGTATTGATGGTTTGGGGGAGGGAAGGGGTATGA
- a CDS encoding DUF1133 family protein, translating to MTRTDIENYQKASVLRADPECSWMKLASVPRRSYLGKYRRLTPAQSRWVRSLLGLWGREFGGSDTSYLSGGGGMWSMILTGWTGEQQERITTVLAGLRKMGYSGDQLIMQAKAIIWPKKSLSDLMGNAADEEEAEFMERVILKSFPKNSIVYEIGKDYYTWRKTINDMARWMQYHHAPFLTEKQCIDRVRWCIDLFNSAVFFTLKDELGFENAKTCEKDLKTSFEDA from the coding sequence ATGACCCGCACCGATATCGAAAATTACCAGAAAGCATCGGTACTGCGTGCCGATCCTGAATGCTCATGGATGAAGTTGGCTTCTGTACCGCGGCGCTCATATCTTGGGAAATATCGCCGCCTCACTCCTGCTCAAAGTCGGTGGGTTCGTTCGTTATTAGGACTTTGGGGAAGAGAGTTTGGTGGTAGTGACACCTCATATCTGTCTGGAGGTGGCGGCATGTGGTCGATGATACTCACTGGATGGACAGGTGAGCAGCAGGAGAGGATTACTACCGTACTCGCCGGTCTTCGCAAGATGGGGTATTCAGGAGATCAGCTTATCATGCAGGCAAAAGCTATCATCTGGCCTAAAAAGTCTCTATCCGATCTGATGGGAAATGCTGCTGATGAAGAAGAGGCTGAATTTATGGAGAGAGTGATTCTCAAATCATTCCCAAAAAATAGCATCGTCTACGAGATAGGGAAGGACTATTACACATGGCGCAAGACCATTAACGATATGGCCCGTTGGATGCAGTATCACCACGCGCCTTTCTTGACTGAAAAGCAGTGCATCGATCGCGTTCGGTGGTGTATCGATCTGTTCAATTCTGCTGTCTTCTTCACGTTAAAAGATGAATTAGGCTTCGAAAATGCAAAAACTTGCGAAAAAGACTTGAAAACAAGTTTTGAAGATGCATAA
- a CDS encoding AAA family ATPase yields MSRFIDLYVEQAVIGGIMLAAGRPEGADMATDAIEGLTEDHFTATPHKVALRSYKRLNESGEKIDLLTLTSDLERLGALESAGGFAYLAECSKNTPSFANLAAYCEKLREMYLGRRMTLALQVGIQKLSEPTTEGIADIIGNIQADISGIEHSADYGTEHITTGIDMSLETIQAIINGDIWKYKTELGMSTIDSAFGGFNNTDFIVVGGRPGMGKTMFSTTVTETVGLKNKKPVLFFSLEMPVEQISERVAFHRARVSKEDLLSKVSGKMDEAWGKVSHCMKEFIDSPIYINDKPSLSVHQVRAEARRMSKKLGGLGVVIVDYLQKMRMSDPENMNRSVGEIATGLKNLAKELRCPVIALAQLNRKVEERANKRPVAADLRESGVIEQEADVIFMIYRDEKYNPNTELKGITEIICVKSRHAPGAEKTYHFSSRYSGLDPVDFTYSGQMQQEADYEC; encoded by the coding sequence ATGAGCCGTTTTATTGATTTATACGTTGAGCAGGCCGTCATCGGCGGAATAATGCTTGCAGCAGGTCGCCCAGAGGGTGCGGACATGGCTACCGATGCGATTGAGGGGCTGACTGAAGACCACTTCACAGCAACGCCTCACAAGGTGGCTCTGCGGTCCTACAAACGCCTCAACGAGTCCGGGGAGAAGATAGACCTGCTGACGTTGACCAGCGACCTTGAACGGCTTGGCGCGCTGGAAAGTGCCGGGGGATTCGCTTACCTGGCTGAATGCAGCAAAAACACTCCGTCTTTCGCAAACCTTGCAGCCTACTGCGAAAAGCTTCGGGAAATGTACCTTGGTCGCCGTATGACCCTGGCGTTACAGGTTGGGATCCAGAAGCTGTCCGAACCAACGACCGAGGGTATCGCAGACATCATCGGCAACATTCAGGCCGACATCTCTGGAATTGAGCACAGCGCTGACTACGGAACTGAACACATCACCACTGGAATCGATATGTCGCTTGAAACCATCCAGGCGATCATCAATGGCGACATCTGGAAATACAAAACAGAGCTCGGCATGTCGACCATCGATAGCGCTTTCGGAGGATTCAACAATACGGATTTTATCGTTGTTGGCGGACGTCCTGGCATGGGGAAAACCATGTTTAGCACCACAGTGACAGAAACCGTAGGCCTGAAAAACAAAAAGCCGGTGCTGTTCTTCAGTCTCGAAATGCCAGTGGAACAAATCTCTGAGCGAGTCGCTTTCCACCGGGCGCGGGTAAGCAAAGAAGATCTGCTGAGCAAAGTTAGCGGGAAAATGGACGAGGCATGGGGGAAGGTTAGTCACTGCATGAAGGAGTTCATCGACTCTCCAATCTACATCAATGACAAGCCATCCCTCAGCGTTCATCAGGTGCGAGCGGAAGCCAGGCGAATGAGCAAGAAACTGGGTGGACTTGGTGTGGTCATTGTCGATTACCTCCAGAAGATGCGCATGTCTGACCCTGAGAACATGAACCGCAGCGTAGGGGAGATCGCCACCGGCCTGAAAAACCTGGCGAAAGAGTTGCGTTGCCCGGTCATCGCACTGGCTCAGCTTAACCGTAAGGTCGAAGAACGTGCTAATAAGCGCCCGGTCGCAGCTGACCTCCGCGAGTCCGGTGTTATCGAGCAGGAAGCCGATGTGATTTTCATGATCTACCGGGATGAGAAATACAACCCGAACACCGAACTGAAAGGCATCACCGAAATCATCTGTGTGAAGTCCCGCCATGCGCCAGGGGCAGAAAAGACCTACCACTTCAGCAGCCGCTACTCCGGCCTGGACCCGGTAGATTTCACCTACAGCGGCCAGATGCAACAGGAGGCTGACTATGAGTGCTAA
- a CDS encoding DUF1073 domain-containing protein — MNEDDFEIGSCSHSELMALLDSDDIQPGSTAGYQTCKTVYLYHPLGGKMVDRPIKMAMNEPRTVHVAQSYGLEQRLRDAFEREWKAMGANQHIANAARIARIYGVSAIAMLVDNQEPNESLDYRTLYKHNVSFNILDPLNTAGSIVLNQDPNAQDFQKVDGIRVAGKPYHKSRCVVVQNEDPIYLAYNQAAFGFTGRSVYQRALYPLKSFIQTMRTDDMVAVKGGLLVTKIKGPSSVVNNMMQKLSGIKRMMLKRGKTGEVLQIGESDNIESIDLSNLEKPLDSARKHILENVAAAADMPAIILNSETFAQGFGEGTEDARAVAVYIDNIREWLDPLYAFFIRVCQYRAWSIEFFQSLRADFPELKNTYSVYFASWINNFEYRWPSSLKEPESEKVKVDEIRFNSLISMGELLLPQLNNDPENRAALIEWMQSNANANENLFPQRLDLDFDDLKKRPPTNPDGNPEKPDVDWNLV, encoded by the coding sequence ATGAACGAAGACGATTTCGAAATCGGCAGCTGCTCTCACTCAGAGTTGATGGCATTGCTGGACAGCGACGACATCCAGCCAGGTTCCACGGCTGGCTATCAGACCTGCAAAACGGTTTACCTCTATCACCCGCTGGGCGGCAAGATGGTGGATCGCCCGATTAAAATGGCGATGAATGAGCCGCGCACCGTGCATGTTGCCCAGTCCTATGGGCTTGAACAGCGCCTGCGCGACGCGTTCGAGCGCGAGTGGAAAGCGATGGGTGCCAACCAGCACATCGCCAACGCCGCGCGCATCGCCCGAATTTACGGCGTATCAGCGATCGCAATGCTGGTGGATAACCAGGAGCCGAATGAATCGCTGGACTACCGCACGCTGTACAAGCACAACGTCAGCTTTAACATTCTCGACCCGCTGAACACCGCCGGCAGTATCGTGCTGAATCAGGACCCGAACGCGCAGGACTTCCAGAAAGTCGACGGAATCCGGGTTGCTGGCAAGCCGTATCACAAATCGCGCTGTGTCGTCGTGCAGAACGAGGATCCGATTTACCTCGCATACAACCAGGCGGCGTTCGGCTTCACCGGTCGCAGCGTGTACCAGCGCGCCCTCTACCCGCTGAAGTCTTTCATCCAGACCATGCGCACCGACGATATGGTTGCGGTGAAAGGCGGCTTGCTGGTGACGAAAATCAAGGGGCCAAGCTCCGTCGTCAACAACATGATGCAGAAGCTCAGCGGCATCAAGCGCATGATGCTGAAGCGCGGGAAGACGGGAGAGGTCCTGCAGATCGGCGAGAGCGACAATATCGAGTCAATCGACCTGAGCAACCTGGAAAAGCCTCTCGACTCTGCGCGTAAGCACATTCTCGAGAACGTGGCCGCCGCAGCCGACATGCCGGCGATCATCCTCAACTCTGAGACATTCGCCCAGGGCTTCGGTGAAGGCACTGAAGATGCCCGCGCCGTGGCGGTGTACATCGACAACATCCGCGAGTGGCTGGACCCGCTTTATGCTTTCTTCATCCGCGTGTGCCAGTACCGCGCCTGGAGCATTGAGTTCTTCCAGTCGCTCAGAGCCGACTTTCCGGAGCTGAAAAACACCTACAGCGTGTATTTCGCGAGCTGGATAAATAACTTCGAATATCGCTGGCCGTCATCTCTGAAAGAGCCGGAAAGCGAGAAAGTTAAGGTAGACGAAATACGATTCAACTCATTGATAAGCATGGGTGAGTTATTGCTTCCACAGTTAAATAATGACCCTGAAAACCGAGCTGCGTTGATTGAGTGGATGCAATCTAATGCAAACGCCAATGAAAACCTTTTCCCGCAGAGGCTTGATCTGGATTTCGATGATCTGAAGAAAAGACCTCCTACCAACCCTGATGGCAACCCCGAAAAGCCAGATGTCGACTGGAATTTGGTATGA
- a CDS encoding phage holin, lambda family produces the protein MNDKNPEFWAAVLTGLKNAWPQILGASMAGLIAYGRLIYDGATRKNKWLEGVLCGALSLCITSALDVVGLPVSISPFVGGVIGFVGVDKLREIAISALKKRAGVNDDNQ, from the coding sequence ATGAATGACAAAAACCCTGAATTCTGGGCTGCGGTTTTGACCGGACTCAAAAATGCGTGGCCCCAGATTTTGGGGGCGTCAATGGCCGGACTCATTGCCTACGGTCGACTGATATACGACGGTGCCACCCGTAAGAATAAATGGCTTGAGGGCGTCCTTTGCGGCGCTCTTTCTTTATGTATCACCAGTGCGCTTGATGTTGTCGGACTTCCGGTATCGATATCACCCTTTGTTGGTGGCGTGATTGGATTCGTCGGCGTGGACAAGCTGCGCGAGATCGCTATCAGCGCACTTAAAAAACGGGCAGGAGTGAACGATGACAACCAGTAA
- a CDS encoding structural protein, which yields MTTSNVSRGIRNNNPGNIRWGDEWQGLVPKAQRTDKSFCQFTTPEYGIRAMIIILRNYQRKHGLNTVSGIIKRWAPPNENNTQAYINSVAQATGVTPDQRIDTSDSRFMMKLLQAIIKHENGSQPYGFDTFVRAVELAG from the coding sequence ATGACAACCAGTAATGTTTCCCGCGGTATCCGCAACAACAATCCCGGCAATATCCGGTGGGGTGATGAGTGGCAGGGCTTGGTACCAAAAGCACAGCGCACTGATAAATCATTCTGCCAGTTCACCACACCTGAGTATGGTATCCGGGCGATGATCATCATCCTGCGCAATTACCAGCGTAAGCACGGTCTGAACACGGTAAGTGGCATTATTAAACGCTGGGCACCGCCGAACGAGAACAACACGCAGGCATATATCAACAGCGTGGCCCAGGCGACGGGCGTCACCCCCGACCAGCGCATCGATACCAGCGACAGCCGGTTCATGATGAAGCTGTTACAGGCCATCATTAAGCATGAAAACGGTAGCCAGCCTTACGGCTTCGATACGTTTGTTCGTGCAGTCGAACTGGCGGGGTAA
- a CDS encoding ead/Ea22-like family protein, with protein MSNIDKQALREAAEKALPAMKRLLMMPNDELFDEALLNVDGDVDAANAFNLLSGPETMLALLDELEAAEKLIAELELKLEAADKLQDSAFRHGLQHGFSYGQTDNQAGFEQAIQAYGQQWKGE; from the coding sequence ATGAGCAACATCGACAAACAGGCGCTGCGTGAAGCGGCGGAGAAAGCATTACCAGCGATGAAACGCCTGCTGATGATGCCTAACGATGAGTTATTTGATGAGGCGTTGTTAAACGTCGATGGTGATGTTGACGCGGCGAATGCATTTAACTTGCTCTCTGGACCGGAAACTATGCTGGCGCTGCTGGATGAGCTGGAAGCCGCAGAGAAGCTGATTGCTGAGCTGGAGTTGAAACTAGAAGCCGCAGACAAATTGCAGGATAGCGCGTTTCGTCATGGTCTCCAGCATGGCTTTAGTTACGGGCAAACGGATAATCAGGCGGGGTTCGAGCAAGCCATCCAGGCATATGGTCAGCAGTGGAAAGGAGAGTGA